The following proteins come from a genomic window of Crassostrea angulata isolate pt1a10 chromosome 1, ASM2561291v2, whole genome shotgun sequence:
- the LOC128166449 gene encoding uncharacterized protein LOC128166449, whose protein sequence is MELTGNCCIMSLTVVFMIAQGSSGFSISGSNELRKNADDTLLNLITGMYSAGSYKPDEESQKRGQGWAISYGKRASPGWSITYGKRDSMDDFQQFSAKSRPRYIITKRATPFGVSGFHWNPTPNKRQQGWHIAYGKRFATPLYRR, encoded by the exons aTGGAATTAACTGGAAACTGTTGCATCATGTCGTTGACTGTGGTATTTATGATTGCACAAg GATCGAGTGGGTTTTCTATATCAGGAAGCAATGAATTACGCAAGAACGCAGATGACACACTCCTGAACTTGATAACAGGAATGTACAGTGCAGGCTCGTACAAACCTGATGAAGAATCGCAAAAGCGAGGACAAGGATGGGCTATTTCGTACGGTAAAAGGGCATCACCGGGATGGTCTATAACGTATGGCAAACGTGACTCCATGGACGATTTCCAACAGTTTTCTGCAAAAAGTAGACCCAGATATATCATCACCAAACGTGCTACACCTTTTGGAGTGTCGGGCTTTCACTGGAACCCCACACCGAACAAGCGACAGCAAGGGTGGCATATTGCATATGGAAAGCGATTTGCCACTCCACTATACAGGCGATAA